From a region of the Gossypium raimondii isolate GPD5lz chromosome 10, ASM2569854v1, whole genome shotgun sequence genome:
- the LOC105776584 gene encoding transcription factor MYB108 encodes MDVRGRDCVPKAQSSEEDQMELRRGPWTVEEDFKLIDYIATHGEGRWNSLARCAGLKRTGKSCRLRWLNYLRPDVRRGNITLEEQLLILELHSRWGNRWSKIAQHLPGRTDNEIKNYWRTRVQKHAKQLKCDVNSKQFKDTMRYLWMPRLVERIQAANAASSTSTTAVNTAVVGTEPMVFPDDHHLGGGAQQVTSSSNNNYTLENSSTTAASSDSFGTQVSPVSDFTDYYSNISINHNPNPNCFEAGNYYNNGLDFQCLEQNNPWLDTVDGSDSIFDAEDLYFLQQQFNFNM; translated from the exons atggATGTTCGGGGAAGGGATTGTGTCCCAAAAGCTCAAAGTAGTGAGGAGGATCAGATGGAGTTGAGAAGAGGTCCTTGGACTGTGGAAGAAGACTTCAAGCTCATCGATTACATTGCCACACATGGCGAAGGTCGATGGAACTCTCTTGCTCGTTGTGCAG GTCTCAAAAGGACGGGAAAAAGCTGCAGATTAAGATGGTTGAATTATCTTCGACCTGATGTTCGACGTGGGAACATTACTCTTGAGGAACAACTTTTGATTCTTGAGCTTCATTCACGCTGGGGAAACAG ATGGTCCAAAATCGCCCAACATTTGCCTGGAAGAACCGACAATGAGATAAAGAACTACTGGAGAACCCGTGTCCAAAAACATGCCAAGCAACTTAAGTGCGACGTCAACAGCAAGCAATTCAAAGACACCATGCGTTACCTTTGGATGCCTAGGTTAGTGGAAAGAATCCAAGCTGCCAACGCTGCCTCATCCACCTCCACCACCGCCGTTAATACCGCCGTCGTGGGTACGGAACCAATGGTGTTTCCCGATGACCACCACCTTGGGGGCGGCGCACAACAAGTGACCTCCTcaagtaataataattacacCCTAGAGAATTCCAGCACAACTGCAGCCTCATCGGACTCATTCGGGACACAAGTTTCACCGGTTTCGGATTTCACTGATTATTACAGCAACATCTCCATCAATCATAACCCTAATCCAAACTGCTTCGAAGCTGGTAATTACTACAACAACGGCTTAGATTTTCAGTGTTTGGAGCAAAACAACCCCTGGCTGGATACCGTGGATGGTTCAGACAGTATCTTCGACGCTGAGGATCTTTACTTCTTACAGCAgcaattcaattttaacatgtga